One genomic region from Nitrospinota bacterium encodes:
- a CDS encoding protein kinase, producing the protein MDIPEYLGRYRIKEQIGKGGMATIFRATDELIGRDVAVKVTDTSHADKEVTAESVMRQFSIEMQISGQMSHHNFVTTYDAGMEGQFCYLVMELLDGVSMDSVISGAARSMEMKQKLDALVQVARALHFAHQRGVYHRDIKPSNIMVLTNGQAKVMDFGVASIGEGSGIKLTVKPMPGVGGTPYYMSPEQINKAPLDGRSDLFSLAVVTYELLTGKRPFMADNLFTLYDRILRVNPTPPQDLDPAIPDRVAAIISICLNKDPNLRLPSCQAFAEQLDEIINESFFESDGGVISQETLSILRKYRASFGFFYDLDNSQLYRLLQVCQVKKYSAGEVIFQEGEVARDMYLVMSGKVRICRGPSVEKSVVILTLKRGDIFGEMGIIDGGPRSATAIAETDCQVMAIHQVSLLRCDANTSGKLYRNLAQILSQKLRVTSGKLSEFFQQTNI; encoded by the coding sequence ATGGACATTCCGGAATATCTTGGACGCTACCGCATAAAAGAACAGATAGGCAAAGGCGGCATGGCCACCATATTCCGGGCCACCGACGAGCTTATCGGCCGTGACGTGGCGGTAAAGGTCACCGACACATCCCATGCGGACAAAGAAGTGACGGCCGAGTCCGTCATGCGGCAGTTCTCCATAGAAATGCAGATTTCCGGCCAGATGTCCCACCATAACTTCGTCACCACCTACGACGCCGGGATGGAAGGCCAGTTCTGCTATCTGGTGATGGAGCTTCTGGACGGCGTATCCATGGACAGCGTGATAAGCGGCGCCGCCCGCTCCATGGAGATGAAACAGAAGCTCGACGCGCTGGTGCAGGTGGCCAGGGCGCTCCATTTCGCCCATCAGCGGGGCGTGTATCACCGGGACATCAAGCCCTCCAACATAATGGTGCTTACCAACGGGCAGGCCAAGGTGATGGATTTCGGCGTGGCCAGCATCGGCGAGGGGTCGGGCATAAAGCTTACGGTGAAACCCATGCCAGGCGTGGGTGGTACGCCTTATTACATGTCACCGGAACAGATAAACAAGGCGCCGCTGGATGGCAGGAGCGACCTTTTTTCACTGGCGGTGGTCACTTATGAACTGCTTACGGGCAAGCGCCCATTCATGGCCGACAACCTTTTTACCCTGTACGACAGGATTTTGCGGGTTAACCCCACCCCGCCACAGGATTTGGATCCCGCCATACCAGACCGCGTGGCGGCCATAATCTCCATCTGTCTCAATAAAGACCCTAACCTGCGTCTGCCCTCCTGCCAGGCTTTCGCGGAGCAATTGGACGAGATAATAAACGAGAGCTTTTTCGAAAGCGACGGCGGTGTAATCTCCCAGGAGACCCTGAGCATATTGAGGAAGTACCGGGCCAGTTTCGGCTTCTTTTACGACCTGGACAACTCCCAGCTATACCGGCTGTTGCAGGTGTGCCAGGTGAAGAAATATTCCGCCGGGGAGGTTATTTTCCAGGAAGGGGAAGTGGCGCGGGACATGTATCTTGTTATGTCCGGCAAGGTGCGGATATGCCGGGGGCCATCGGTGGAAAAGTCTGTGGTGATCCTGACACTAAAACGGGGCGACATTTTCGGCGAGATGGGCATTATAGACGGCGGGCCCCGCTCCGCCACCGCCATCGCGGAGACCGACTGCCAGGTGATGGCCATACACCAAGTATCGTTACTGCGGTGCGACGCGAATACGTCCGGGAAGCTATACCGTAACCTGGCGCAGATTCTTTCACAAAAGCTGAGGGTCACCTCCGGAAAACTGTCCGAGTTCTTCCAGCAGACGAATATTTAA
- a CDS encoding glutaredoxin family protein, with translation MSVLTLYSASWCPDCLAAIRTLEDRGIKYNLVDIESQPEAVDIIIAARGKRVVPTLEFKGRFMDGNRFNRVRFEQELDVLLQA, from the coding sequence GTGTCTGTTTTAACATTATATTCCGCTTCGTGGTGCCCGGACTGCCTGGCGGCCATAAGAACGCTGGAAGATAGGGGGATAAAATACAACCTGGTGGACATAGAATCCCAGCCGGAAGCTGTTGATATTATTATAGCCGCCCGGGGGAAAAGGGTTGTCCCCACTTTGGAGTTCAAAGGGAGGTTCATGGACGGCAACAGGTTTAACAGGGTGAGGTTCGAGCAGGAACTAGACGTTTTGTTACAGGCGTAA
- a CDS encoding L,D-transpeptidase family protein: MIKDNMLGRARLMMYQARVSFSVRRQNLEVTQAFNFHGESPSFKKVAVFAGTGIVAFSVISWAVTGPMGSVAVGKYSNPGVAQDSALTTSALSPTLPTPEEVEAIALNIPDLAALPLPDFDIPAQETSAIYTLAVDKTNHALYVLEETQDNYRIVEQYPISIGAERGDKQVTGDKRTPEGIYQIVGIKEDAELLSEYGPRAFVLNYPNDVDMKQGKSGYGIWIHGSGMGDKTKPTKGCVQVNDFHIMELGRFAEKGTQVYIFPEGYNVPVANRAIQKNVLKPLTLYGIKKFRDMKVAERDQKLASGESAGSRRTGG, encoded by the coding sequence ATGATAAAAGACAACATGCTGGGCAGGGCCAGGCTGATGATGTATCAAGCCAGGGTTTCGTTCAGCGTGCGCCGTCAGAACCTGGAGGTTACCCAGGCTTTCAATTTTCATGGCGAGTCCCCATCGTTTAAGAAAGTGGCCGTTTTCGCCGGTACTGGCATCGTGGCTTTTTCTGTGATCAGCTGGGCGGTTACCGGCCCCATGGGCTCCGTGGCGGTGGGGAAATACTCAAACCCTGGAGTGGCGCAAGACAGCGCCTTAACCACATCGGCCTTAAGCCCCACTCTGCCCACCCCTGAAGAGGTTGAGGCTATTGCCTTGAATATCCCTGATCTGGCGGCCCTTCCCCTGCCGGATTTCGATATTCCAGCGCAGGAAACCAGCGCCATTTATACCCTGGCGGTGGATAAAACGAACCATGCGCTTTACGTCCTGGAGGAGACGCAGGACAATTACCGGATCGTGGAGCAATACCCCATCTCCATAGGCGCCGAACGTGGCGATAAACAGGTTACCGGGGATAAACGGACCCCGGAGGGGATTTATCAAATAGTGGGTATCAAGGAAGACGCCGAGCTGTTGTCGGAATATGGCCCCAGGGCGTTCGTGCTTAACTATCCCAATGATGTGGATATGAAACAGGGCAAATCGGGATATGGCATCTGGATCCACGGTTCGGGCATGGGGGACAAAACCAAACCCACCAAAGGCTGTGTGCAGGTGAACGATTTCCATATTATGGAGCTGGGCCGGTTTGCGGAGAAGGGGACGCAGGTTTACATTTTTCCGGAGGGGTATAACGTGCCGGTGGCGAACAGGGCTATCCAGAAGAACGTTCTAAAACCCCTTACGCTGTATGGGATAAAGAAGTTCCGGGACATGAAGGTGGCTGAACGGGATCAAAAACTGGCCAGCGGTGAGTCTGCCGGCTCCCGGCGGACCGGCGGATAG
- a CDS encoding response regulator — protein MDITTINPGFRTSLEADASQTEPYLVLIVEDCSQSMEIMGKLFSSQGFQWVGAENGQRALELLRERSFDLVLLDIFMPIMNGYEVLKEVKSDRDLSHIPVIAITGNDSVDSAVKCIRMGADDYLSKPFDPVILKARVSSYLEKKRLRDMEIQYRRSLEEQNVLLEERVRAQVQEITERWKAEEDLKKAKEKAEEETRLKDKFVSLVSHDLRSPLASILGMLKVMDGNTLEVSDEWRREIIRKAAVSCHDLINMIDQLLNISRLKTGSLKPHYRFFESATVVNSVLDSLSFLAEKKGIKLVCEVNSKNRLFADRELFFEVLQNLISNAIKFSRRDDTVTVFTPEGSLSMIAVKDTGVGVSEDILPNLFRHDMKTSLKGTMGERGSGLGLPLCKDIMDAHGGRIWVETNVETGSVFYVSFQTVKPKVMIVDDKEDMRFILRSYIQKLDAEVIEADNGGAALEIINKEAPHLLITDLDMPVMDGFHLLQKVRANPATAKLPIVVVTSNMEFETREKAIRNGADDFFTTPISDRDFIPRVGRFVS, from the coding sequence ATGGATATAACCACCATCAATCCGGGTTTTAGGACTTCCTTGGAAGCCGATGCGTCTCAAACGGAGCCGTACCTTGTATTGATAGTGGAAGACTGTTCCCAGAGCATGGAGATCATGGGAAAGCTGTTCTCCTCCCAGGGTTTCCAGTGGGTTGGCGCCGAAAACGGCCAGCGTGCCTTGGAGCTTCTAAGGGAACGTTCGTTCGACCTTGTGCTTCTGGACATTTTCATGCCCATCATGAACGGGTACGAGGTGCTCAAGGAGGTCAAAAGCGACAGGGACCTCAGCCACATTCCCGTAATAGCCATTACCGGTAACGATTCGGTGGATTCCGCCGTAAAGTGCATCCGTATGGGGGCGGACGACTATCTTAGCAAACCGTTCGACCCTGTCATCCTGAAAGCCCGCGTCAGCTCCTATCTTGAAAAGAAACGCTTGAGGGATATGGAAATACAGTACCGCCGGAGCCTGGAGGAGCAGAACGTGCTATTGGAAGAGCGCGTCCGCGCCCAGGTCCAGGAAATAACCGAGCGGTGGAAGGCCGAGGAAGACCTGAAAAAGGCCAAGGAAAAGGCGGAGGAAGAAACCAGGCTTAAAGACAAGTTCGTTTCGCTGGTTTCTCACGATCTGCGTTCCCCGCTGGCATCCATCCTGGGCATGTTGAAAGTGATGGACGGGAACACCCTGGAAGTCTCAGACGAATGGCGGCGGGAGATAATAAGAAAAGCGGCTGTCAGTTGCCATGACCTTATCAACATGATTGACCAGCTTCTTAACATAAGCAGACTTAAGACCGGTTCGTTAAAGCCCCATTACCGGTTCTTCGAATCGGCTACCGTGGTGAACTCGGTGCTGGACAGCCTTTCGTTCCTGGCCGAGAAAAAGGGCATCAAGCTGGTATGCGAAGTAAACTCCAAAAACAGGCTTTTCGCCGACAGGGAGCTGTTCTTCGAGGTTTTGCAGAACCTGATCTCCAACGCCATAAAATTCTCACGCAGGGACGATACCGTCACGGTATTCACCCCGGAAGGGTCGTTATCCATGATAGCGGTGAAAGACACTGGTGTAGGTGTCAGCGAAGACATCCTGCCAAACCTTTTCAGGCACGACATGAAAACATCGCTCAAAGGAACCATGGGCGAGCGGGGTTCGGGCCTGGGTCTGCCTCTATGTAAAGACATAATGGACGCCCACGGTGGCCGGATATGGGTGGAAACCAACGTCGAAACGGGGAGCGTTTTCTATGTAAGCTTCCAGACGGTAAAGCCGAAGGTGATGATAGTGGACGACAAGGAGGATATGCGGTTCATCCTTCGGAGTTACATCCAGAAACTGGACGCCGAGGTTATAGAGGCGGACAATGGCGGCGCCGCGCTGGAAATAATAAACAAAGAGGCTCCACATCTTCTGATCACCGATCTGGACATGCCGGTGATGGACGGTTTCCACCTTCTTCAGAAAGTGCGGGCCAATCCCGCCACCGCCAAATTGCCTATTGTGGTGGTGACCTCCAACATGGAGTTTGAGACCAGGGAGAAAGCTATCCGTAACGGGGCCGACGATTTCTTCACCACGCCGATTTCGGACCGGGATTTCATACCGAGGGTGGGCCGGTTCGTTTCCTGA
- a CDS encoding nuclear transport factor 2 family protein, producing the protein MVKALALFSILAVFSGACATPDTSNSKNGFGGSWFSARRNYLTDVKSFTSQDKTMIRFTGETPIKYYAYRMDNPIRLAVEMDNMGFSLASPLVIVNDALVEKVSVFSFEKAGKTRAEILMKQPYTCDMEKDGASLYITIRQDTTSDTAMLFEAKKTITQLTEEIEKLRLILTSGTTPAQPPLEPDNPQETPVEAAVEPSPQKDEPKAGPAEAEDPRLGVMASLIGWKDGWSARDFGRYSFHYAETFQGDGLGRAEWLAEKQKKISKAKDIKISISDVEIDVIGETAHVRFIQRYSSGRHTDSGLKNMTMVKTHDGWKIESEDWRPIGR; encoded by the coding sequence ATGGTAAAGGCGTTGGCCCTGTTTTCGATACTAGCCGTGTTTTCCGGAGCTTGCGCTACGCCGGACACATCCAATTCCAAAAATGGATTCGGCGGAAGCTGGTTTTCCGCCCGGAGGAATTATCTGACGGACGTTAAATCCTTCACCAGCCAGGATAAGACCATGATCCGGTTCACCGGCGAGACGCCAATCAAGTATTACGCTTACCGGATGGACAATCCTATCCGCCTGGCGGTGGAGATGGATAACATGGGGTTTTCGCTGGCGTCGCCGCTGGTGATAGTAAATGACGCCCTGGTGGAGAAAGTTAGCGTATTCAGTTTCGAGAAGGCGGGGAAGACCCGGGCCGAAATCCTGATGAAACAGCCCTACACCTGCGATATGGAAAAAGATGGGGCATCTTTATACATAACCATAAGGCAAGACACCACTTCAGACACGGCCATGTTATTTGAGGCAAAGAAAACCATCACCCAGCTTACCGAGGAGATAGAAAAGCTCAGGTTGATCCTTACCTCCGGCACTACACCCGCCCAGCCGCCGCTGGAACCGGATAATCCACAGGAAACGCCGGTGGAAGCGGCAGTGGAGCCATCCCCTCAAAAAGACGAGCCAAAAGCCGGGCCCGCGGAAGCGGAAGACCCCAGGCTTGGCGTTATGGCATCGCTCATCGGCTGGAAAGACGGCTGGAGCGCCAGGGATTTTGGCCGGTACAGCTTCCATTACGCGGAAACGTTCCAGGGTGACGGGCTGGGCAGGGCGGAATGGCTGGCCGAAAAACAAAAGAAAATATCCAAGGCCAAAGATATTAAAATATCCATCTCGGATGTGGAGATAGACGTGATTGGTGAAACCGCCCATGTGCGGTTCATCCAGCGCTACTCATCGGGCAGGCATACAGATTCCGGCCTGAAAAACATGACCATGGTAAAAACCCACGATGGCTGGAAGATAGAATCGGAAGACTGGAGACCGATAGGCAGATGA
- a CDS encoding HAMP domain-containing histidine kinase, whose product MKDLREHVREFLSPKDLKGKLLLSHLSVTVIGLAGLLIAFIGLMVLRGALTEFSGETAPKAQAAMTALSGVNRSLGGLRLSVTEEGLRQDRLDAWEKDIWPSMLKLRSMSSGEEAELVGKIISALRELEATQWWLEDLAHTPGNEPAAMILASRVKPIYETALSSITGMDNQGGARLRGRLLELKAALRDSFLELHDFAATGDEAVGAEISIRIKKALDLTDETLTAESSGGFSTALDRLKRDVEAYARFAGETMTERRKPGWNLARELMTLKVFPQTSVTAKELSNLVAAYQGEMETKARIASIMGNVVIVILALIIAGMTMVAIRLSRHNASRITRPVAALLSATQNFSAGMAEEDLPISGDDEISELTAAFNEMRHTFRAKEKALTERTAELEKAGREMESFIYSVSHDLKVPMITINGMTSLIQKELGENASGDIKLFFGHIHDAATMMARLLEDLAEISRVGRMDTRPELVNIDRIVTQVMAEATALARERKINFRIPSGIPPAWANGKRVYQIFSNLVSNAVKFMPPAEANPVVEIGVSGALEGYTGYFVRDNGEGIDPKHHEKIFMLFQRLHGRQIEGTGMGLAFVKKAVENMGGHVRLESAPGMGATFYFTLPSASQEAERDKSDI is encoded by the coding sequence ATGAAAGACCTGCGGGAACATGTACGGGAGTTTTTATCCCCCAAGGATTTGAAGGGGAAGCTTCTGCTGTCCCACCTTTCGGTGACGGTGATAGGCCTTGCGGGTCTTTTAATAGCTTTCATAGGGCTTATGGTGTTGCGGGGCGCCTTAACGGAATTCTCCGGGGAAACTGCGCCTAAAGCCCAAGCGGCCATGACGGCTCTTTCAGGGGTAAACCGCTCGTTGGGCGGCCTTCGGCTATCCGTGACGGAGGAAGGACTCAGACAGGACAGGCTTGATGCCTGGGAGAAGGACATCTGGCCCTCGATGCTCAAGTTGCGCTCCATGAGTTCCGGCGAAGAAGCGGAGCTGGTGGGAAAGATTATCAGCGCCTTAAGGGAGTTGGAGGCAACCCAATGGTGGCTGGAGGACCTGGCCCACACACCGGGAAATGAACCTGCGGCGATGATCCTTGCCAGTCGTGTTAAACCCATTTATGAAACCGCTCTTTCCTCCATCACCGGCATGGATAATCAGGGCGGCGCAAGACTCCGTGGCAGGCTTTTGGAATTAAAAGCGGCGCTACGGGATAGTTTCCTGGAGCTTCACGATTTCGCCGCCACCGGGGACGAGGCCGTTGGGGCCGAAATCTCGATACGCATAAAGAAGGCGCTGGATTTGACGGATGAAACGCTGACCGCTGAATCCAGCGGAGGATTTTCCACCGCTTTAGACCGGTTGAAAAGAGATGTGGAGGCTTATGCCCGTTTCGCCGGTGAAACGATGACAGAGCGCAGGAAGCCCGGCTGGAACCTGGCCCGGGAGCTTATGACCCTCAAGGTGTTCCCCCAAACCAGCGTCACCGCCAAAGAGTTAAGTAACCTGGTGGCCGCTTACCAGGGTGAGATGGAAACAAAAGCCAGGATAGCCTCTATCATGGGGAACGTGGTCATTGTCATCCTTGCCCTGATAATAGCGGGTATGACGATGGTCGCAATCAGGCTGTCCCGCCATAACGCCAGCCGGATTACCCGGCCGGTTGCGGCCCTGTTATCGGCCACGCAAAACTTTTCGGCAGGCATGGCGGAAGAAGACCTGCCCATATCAGGAGACGATGAGATATCTGAATTGACCGCCGCCTTCAACGAAATGCGCCACACTTTCCGCGCAAAGGAAAAAGCCCTCACGGAACGCACCGCGGAACTGGAGAAAGCTGGCAGGGAAATGGAGTCTTTCATCTACTCGGTCTCGCACGACTTGAAAGTGCCAATGATTACGATAAACGGGATGACCAGCCTTATTCAAAAAGAACTGGGCGAAAACGCTTCCGGCGACATCAAGTTGTTCTTCGGGCATATTCACGACGCCGCCACGATGATGGCCAGACTGCTGGAGGACCTGGCGGAGATATCCCGCGTGGGAAGGATGGACACCCGCCCCGAGCTTGTGAATATAGACAGGATTGTGACCCAGGTTATGGCCGAGGCCACGGCCCTGGCCCGGGAGCGGAAGATAAATTTCCGGATACCTTCCGGCATCCCGCCAGCCTGGGCCAATGGGAAAAGGGTTTACCAGATATTTTCAAACCTGGTCTCCAACGCAGTGAAATTCATGCCGCCCGCCGAGGCTAACCCGGTGGTGGAAATAGGCGTTTCGGGAGCCCTGGAAGGCTATACCGGATATTTCGTGAGGGACAATGGCGAAGGTATAGACCCGAAACATCACGAGAAGATATTCATGCTGTTCCAGCGCCTCCATGGCAGACAGATAGAGGGCACTGGCATGGGACTGGCCTTTGTTAAAAAGGCTGTGGAGAACATGGGCGGCCATGTGCGGCTGGAATCCGCCCCCGGCATGGGGGCCACGTTTTATTTCACCCTCCCCTCGGCAAGCCAGGAAGCGGAGAGGGACAAATCGGATATATAA
- a CDS encoding response regulator — protein MSIDETGNPLNILMVEDEPAIAILQKVAAEDAGHRVVVAENRATAMSVLDRGGIDLITLDHKLPDASGEDLLVEIIEKHPTTPVILVTGHGDEALAARVIKLGARDYLVKDAGLGYIKSLPDIINRAWRDAQREARSKKLQSQLLESEERFRTMADTAPVMIWIAGPDSRHIYFNKPWIDFTGKTLEQELGEGWAGNVHTDDQQRRLGTYLQAFNGRSAFTLEYRLLRHDGKYRWILDNGIPRFLPDGSFAGYIGSCVDITERKEAEDALRQAKEKAEEATRLKDRFVSMVTYDLKSPLTSITGLLKVLVGGWGQYKDDEKIKVIKNVAEIGDHMGLVIEELLNISRLKTGQIKPRPMFLDGRTIADLALERVSGLAREKGIELVNDTPAGLRLYADINLFSEVVYNLVSNAVKFSDRGGNVVVFAPDGRGSAIAVKDSGVGVPPEVLPKIFSHETRVSTEGTAGEKGTGFGLPYSHDIMEAHGGQITAESIMGQGSVFTARLPYVRPRILIVDDEKSIRFMLTTYLAAMEVDILEAANGEEAMRRIDEIPPHLIVSDIYMPDMDGFRLLERVRKDPAIGNLPFIVLTADSHQETRDKAFRLGASDFVTKPVQKEEFMPRVRRFVF, from the coding sequence ATGAGCATTGATGAAACCGGCAATCCTCTGAACATCCTCATGGTGGAGGACGAGCCTGCTATCGCCATCCTGCAAAAAGTGGCGGCGGAGGATGCGGGCCATCGGGTGGTTGTGGCCGAAAACCGGGCCACCGCCATGAGCGTTTTGGACCGGGGCGGGATTGACCTTATAACCCTGGATCATAAACTGCCGGACGCCTCTGGCGAGGACCTTCTGGTGGAGATCATCGAAAAACACCCTACCACACCGGTGATCCTTGTGACCGGCCACGGTGACGAGGCGCTGGCGGCAAGGGTTATAAAGCTTGGCGCCCGGGACTATCTGGTAAAAGACGCCGGACTTGGATACATAAAGTCGCTCCCGGATATAATCAACCGCGCCTGGCGCGACGCCCAGCGGGAAGCCCGCTCCAAAAAGCTCCAGAGCCAGCTTTTGGAGAGCGAGGAACGGTTCCGCACCATGGCGGACACTGCCCCCGTAATGATATGGATAGCCGGGCCGGATTCCCGCCACATCTATTTCAACAAACCCTGGATAGATTTCACCGGCAAGACCCTGGAGCAGGAACTGGGCGAGGGATGGGCGGGAAATGTCCATACGGACGACCAGCAACGCCGCCTTGGAACCTACCTTCAGGCGTTCAATGGCCGGTCAGCCTTCACGCTGGAATACAGGCTTCTCAGGCATGACGGAAAATACCGGTGGATTTTGGACAACGGCATTCCAAGATTTTTGCCAGACGGCTCCTTCGCGGGTTATATAGGTTCCTGCGTGGACATAACGGAACGCAAAGAAGCCGAAGACGCCCTGCGCCAGGCAAAGGAGAAGGCCGAAGAGGCCACCAGGCTGAAAGACCGGTTCGTCTCCATGGTCACATACGACCTTAAATCACCCCTAACCTCCATCACCGGTCTGCTAAAAGTACTGGTCGGCGGCTGGGGGCAATACAAAGACGATGAAAAAATCAAAGTGATCAAGAACGTCGCAGAGATAGGCGACCACATGGGGCTGGTGATTGAAGAGCTTTTAAACATAAGCAGGCTGAAGACCGGCCAGATAAAACCCCGCCCCATGTTCCTGGATGGAAGGACCATAGCCGACCTGGCCCTGGAGCGGGTAAGCGGCCTGGCCAGGGAAAAAGGGATAGAACTGGTCAATGACACCCCCGCAGGCCTGAGATTGTACGCCGACATAAACCTTTTCTCGGAGGTGGTTTACAACCTGGTATCCAACGCCGTTAAATTCTCCGACCGGGGCGGAAATGTGGTGGTGTTCGCTCCGGATGGGCGCGGGTCGGCCATAGCCGTGAAAGATTCCGGCGTCGGGGTGCCGCCAGAAGTCCTGCCAAAGATATTCAGCCATGAAACCCGGGTTAGCACCGAGGGAACCGCCGGGGAGAAAGGCACGGGCTTTGGGCTTCCTTACAGTCACGACATAATGGAGGCCCACGGCGGGCAGATAACCGCCGAATCAATTATGGGCCAGGGAAGCGTTTTCACCGCCAGGCTTCCATATGTGCGGCCAAGAATCCTCATTGTGGATGACGAGAAAAGCATCAGGTTCATGCTTACAACATATCTTGCGGCTATGGAAGTGGACATACTGGAAGCGGCCAACGGCGAGGAGGCCATGAGGAGAATAGACGAAATCCCGCCTCACCTGATAGTGTCGGACATCTACATGCCGGACATGGACGGTTTCCGTCTGCTGGAAAGGGTGAGAAAAGACCCGGCCATCGGCAACCTGCCGTTCATTGTGCTAACGGCGGACAGTCATCAGGAAACACGGGACAAGGCGTTCAGGCTGGGCGCCAGCGATTTTGTTACCAAACCGGTGCAAAAAGAGGAGTTCATGCCCCGGGTGCGGCGGTTTGTTTTCTAA
- a CDS encoding mannose-1-phosphate guanylyltransferase, whose amino-acid sequence MIHVVIMAGGKGTRFWPLSREKHPKQLLAVAGERTLIQQTVDRVGATASHENIYIITGASHADEIRLQLPELPPENIVVEPVGRNTAPCVALAAAIIRRKDPRGIMAVFPSDHVITNPAALDSAVKALVGALEFSPELIGIVGIKPSYPETGYGYIKIGAHITSQVYKADGFLEKPDNATAQMYVESGQYLWNAGMFFLRVDTALNEIEKRLPSLRPAVEGLADLFRTPGFGDKIKEVYPTLENISIDYAVMEKAGAEGKVICAVADPGWNDVGSWRSLYDLMPADAQGNRARGKLVAVDSTGALVHNSKRLVALVGVDDVVVIETDDAILVCHKDRAQDVRQVTEKLKKEGLERYL is encoded by the coding sequence ATGATTCATGTGGTGATAATGGCCGGTGGCAAAGGGACCAGGTTTTGGCCGCTTTCCCGCGAGAAGCACCCAAAACAGCTTCTGGCCGTGGCCGGGGAGCGCACCCTTATCCAGCAGACCGTTGACCGGGTCGGCGCAACCGCATCCCACGAGAACATTTACATCATCACCGGCGCGTCCCACGCGGATGAGATAAGGCTTCAACTGCCCGAACTGCCGCCGGAAAATATAGTGGTGGAGCCGGTGGGGCGCAACACCGCCCCATGTGTGGCGCTGGCGGCGGCCATTATCCGGCGTAAAGACCCCAGGGGAATAATGGCCGTGTTCCCCTCCGACCATGTGATTACCAATCCAGCCGCTCTTGATTCGGCCGTAAAGGCTCTTGTGGGGGCGCTGGAGTTCAGCCCGGAGCTTATCGGGATAGTGGGAATCAAACCCTCATATCCTGAAACGGGTTACGGTTACATAAAGATAGGCGCGCATATAACATCCCAGGTTTACAAGGCGGACGGTTTTCTGGAAAAGCCGGATAACGCCACCGCTCAAATGTATGTGGAATCGGGGCAATATCTTTGGAACGCGGGCATGTTTTTCCTCCGGGTGGATACGGCGCTAAACGAGATAGAAAAACGCCTGCCCAGCCTCCGGCCCGCCGTGGAAGGTTTGGCCGACCTTTTCAGGACTCCGGGATTCGGCGACAAAATCAAAGAGGTGTACCCCACCCTGGAAAACATATCCATAGACTACGCAGTCATGGAAAAAGCCGGGGCCGAGGGAAAGGTGATTTGCGCCGTGGCGGACCCTGGCTGGAACGACGTGGGTTCATGGCGTTCGCTGTACGACCTTATGCCCGCCGACGCCCAGGGTAACCGGGCCCGGGGGAAACTGGTAGCGGTGGATTCCACCGGCGCCCTAGTCCACAACAGCAAGCGGCTTGTAGCCCTGGTGGGGGTGGATGACGTGGTGGTGATAGAGACCGATGACGCTATACTTGTATGCCACAAGGATCGGGCCCAGGACGTGCGCCAGGTGACGGAGAAGCTGAAAAAAGAAGGGTTAGAGCGGTATTTGTGA